The Pieris rapae chromosome 1, ilPieRapa1.1, whole genome shotgun sequence genome contains the following window.
CTAAATATCTATTAGATGGTGATAATATCCACATAGATAGTTATGATTTTAATCCCGATGTTACCAATCAGTACCATCTATTTACAAGGTAAATTGTTTGttccatatttttaaagtttattataacgGGCCGTTGAAAATAGAGGCTTGCCGCTTGGCATTGTAGTATTgcattaacattatatttattgaacaaaatagaattataacGCACATACATTCCTATTAGACTTATAATAAATCGAAGATGATAATTACAGTTGTTAGTACTGGTAATACAATTACGATGTAAAGattaacattttcttaacattACGGAGTTTAAcgatttttatctattactGAGGAGCTAATATAGAAGCAAATATAGAAGACATTAGCTGGATGATCAAATATACTGAGCTTGTACTTACTGAAATATACCTGAGGATACTGTTTTTTTCCTAATTTTAGGTCAAATCCATGGATAAGTCAGCCTTTGGTGTTTGGACATAGTAATAGCCTATCACAGtccaactttaataataacaagagAACTGTGTTCCTTATTCACGGATGGTTGAACTCTGCTACCTCAGATTTCAATAGAGAACTTGTCCCaggtaaagaaatataattagttgCAATTCAATCATTACTAATCACTATACATATAGTGTatcttttttgtataaaattatttcttagatGGTAAGAATGTAACGTTTGATTATGATTTGGCAAACGCAGTCACAGATCGTATCGCGTGCATGTGATAGGATTAAAGACCCCATTGTCTAACTAATCACAATCAAACGGAATACGACGTCGTTTTATTAATCCTCTCCCTACAAATTATAGTTCCGAGTTATATTAATCTGCTATTGTTTTAGTGTTACTTACTGCCGATGACCTAAACGTTATTGTAGTGGACTGGTCTATAGGAGCAAATTCACTAAACTATAGAATCCTAAATGCAAACGCTGTGCAGTCAGGAAAAGCTGTAGCAAGATTCATTGGCTGGTTGAGCCAACAAAGTGGGATAAGTTTGGAACAAATTCATCTCATTGGTCATGGACTTGGAGGTCATCAAGCTGGTGTTGCAGGGAGAGCTTTTCAAGGAAGAATCGGTTATATTACAGGTATGATTATATGTTTGTTGCCCTCCAAGATGATGCCCAGTAACTTATACTGCTGTAGTGACTAGTACGTTTGTCTAGAAATCATTAGGTCATGAATTTAAATCCTCGAGAAGTTCCAAATTATATTGACaataacattttctataataGTTTAGTATAGATGTAAAGCTGTCATTTATGTGCCCTAACTCTGGTCTAAAGAGCAGATAAGTTATGgtggttataaaattattaggtaTACATTTGTCTGCGCATGAATAGCAAGTCTTAAGGACCTATCTGGTCGCCAAGTTCCAAAAAAGTATTGattctatctatatatttcttaGAGTAGGGCAAATGGAAAATATATGGTGGAGTTGAgtatatattgtgtataattGAGTATCCATTTTGAAAGATCGATACACGATTTAAATTACTTCGCTCGATAGAAAAAATCTAAACATAGTCAAATTTTGACACTTTCAATTCATTTTATGACGAAAATATCTatagaacataatatttaaatttacatgatatattttatcgcaagccaactctttttcaaaagaaaaattgataaaattacattaaattaatgttttacataactaattgGTTAACGGCCCGGCGCCTCAGTACTCCAGCTTTCCATTGTGCATCGCAGTCCACTTCGAGACACGGATGGCTTTGGCCGAGCCGTTCTCTTAGACTCTCACTTGGTCCGTTGTGTGTATAACACTAATTAAGTTATGCAtcgtaataaaaacatagttttaattaattaactcacaagttatgttaatagtccgacaatatattttattatttcaggtTTAAATCCCTCATTAATTGGCTGGGTTACCAACATTGATCGGCTTTCTCCCAATGATGCATTATACACAGAAGTTCTTCATACAAACTATGTACATGGTTATATAGGCGATTTGGGACACGTTGATTTCTATTTCAATGGAGGAATATCAATGCCCGGGTGTGACTCGAACGAATGTGATCATGACAGAAGCTTCTTATACTTTGCTGAGTCGATAGTATCAGGAGGCTTTACAGGAAGGGAATGTTTGAACTATTATGCAGCTGTTTTAGCGATGTGCGATTTTCACCCCGGTCGTCTACAAATGGGCGGTTTAAATCCCAAATATGGGTAAGTTATTCTACTTTTTAGTACTagctaagtaaatatttatttattttttattaataatacattctaGGAAATCTGGTGTCTTCTACTTGGAAACCAACCCCTCCTCACCATACTCACAGGGATAATAAGTTAAGTCAAGCACGGGATGAcgatgaaaaaataaaaaaataaacatttaacacttttatttatatacctagTTAAcattaaagcaataaataggaCAAGAAGTGTTACTTCAGCTTAAGATCATCATTCTAGAATTATCATAAGTCTTGAAAGCTAGAGAGCTTGGCAAGCAAAGCTTAATACTACAAAATGCTTCTTTTGTACTTTTTTGAATGATTATATCACAGATGATTaggatgttttaaatatttgggcCCTCGTCTTTGAGGTGCTTCAGAGGATGTGGGTGGGGCCACAGTTGTTGTGGAGTTACGTTTAGCTGGTATATCTAGAAGGCTGCTGAGAAAGGCTACACCTTGTTCTGCAGTTTGGTAGACACTGGCTAAGAAGGATTCGGCATCGAATGTGTTGTCTTCCGTTGTAGATTCCTCAGTAGTCCTGTAGGAaatgaatttttgaaaatattttagcgatcccttaatctattaatttaaaattcatatctaTAGAATTGGTTATAAAACATCCTATAAAAATGTGCATTAGAACCACAAACTTGAAAGAACTAGAAACTTGGAAAAAAACTCATGATAATATCTTTGGTAATAGGCCAGCTACTTACGATTCCCCTTCAGGTTGGGCAGGTGGATCTTCCATTTCCATTCCACCAGGAGTGGACTTGAAACAGCCGATGGGAAATTCTAACTGTCCCTCTCCTAAAAGTCTAGGTTCCAACTCAAGGCATCCTCTAAGACCGTCGGCGGTAGGTGCCAAATCACTGAATTTAGCACACACCTGAGCAAACTTCCCGAACACTTGCAGGCATATTGGTGCCGGATTGGTACCTATAAACGGAATAACTTTAGA
Protein-coding sequences here:
- the LOC110994824 gene encoding pancreatic triacylglycerol lipase, with protein sequence MIKIVLIVLGVSSVLSWALPTNLISELDLPKYLLDGDNIHIDSYDFNPDVTNQYHLFTRSNPWISQPLVFGHSNSLSQSNFNNNKRTVFLIHGWLNSATSDFNRELVPVLLTADDLNVIVVDWSIGANSLNYRILNANAVQSGKAVARFIGWLSQQSGISLEQIHLIGHGLGGHQAGVAGRAFQGRIGYITGLNPSLIGWVTNIDRLSPNDALYTEVLHTNYVHGYIGDLGHVDFYFNGGISMPGCDSNECDHDRSFLYFAESIVSGGFTGRECLNYYAAVLAMCDFHPGRLQMGGLNPKYGKSGVFYLETNPSSPYSQG
- the LOC110994825 gene encoding uncharacterized protein LOC110994825, which gives rise to MFKLTFSFLAIIALAHGSSILDFLDWEDGKKLIEVPELRNDQPNRNCLCKGPACVCCVDFNITFVDLGGPGCVHMKYLSPEDGFSVNVSYGKNLLHSSKIQGTNPAPICLQVFGKFAQVCAKFSDLAPTADGLRGCLELEPRLLGEGQLEFPIGCFKSTPGGMEMEDPPAQPEGESTTEESTTEDNTFDAESFLASVYQTAEQGVAFLSSLLDIPAKRNSTTTVAPPTSSEAPQRRGPKYLKHPNHL